A window of Sphingomonas sp. R1 contains these coding sequences:
- a CDS encoding chemotaxis protein CheB translates to MSGMVVVGTSAGGVQALLALLPALPADFACPVLIVVHVPPDHDHTLPSLFERHCRMQVREAEDKETPEAGTIYFAPANYHLLVEPDGSMALSADDPVNHSRPSIDLLFETAADALRHRLVGVLLTGANHDGAEGLVAVARAGGTAIVQDPATAQVPTMPAAGLARCPDAARLPLDAIASHLVRLA, encoded by the coding sequence ATGAGCGGCATGGTTGTGGTCGGCACCTCCGCGGGGGGTGTCCAGGCGCTCCTGGCGCTGTTGCCGGCGCTGCCCGCCGATTTCGCCTGCCCCGTGCTGATCGTGGTGCATGTGCCGCCGGACCATGACCACACCCTGCCCTCGCTGTTCGAGCGCCACTGCCGGATGCAGGTTCGCGAGGCGGAGGACAAGGAGACGCCCGAGGCCGGCACCATCTATTTCGCGCCGGCCAATTATCACCTGCTGGTCGAGCCGGACGGCAGCATGGCGCTTTCGGCCGACGACCCGGTCAACCATAGCCGCCCCTCGATCGATCTGCTGTTCGAAACCGCAGCCGATGCCCTGCGCCATCGCCTTGTCGGCGTGCTGCTCACCGGCGCCAATCATGACGGCGCGGAGGGGCTGGTGGCCGTTGCCCGTGCCGGCGGTACCGCGATCGTCCAGGATCCCGCCACCGCGCAGGTTCCGACCATGCCGGCGGCGGGACTTGCACGCTGTCCCGACGCTGCCCGCCTGCCGCTCGATGCCATTGCCTCCCATCTCGTACGATTGGCCTGA
- a CDS encoding IclR family transcriptional regulator, which produces MERPTSNAESAEGAAAASGGAKIQGSQTLVRGLDMLDKVIEGPVKLAELSARMGLTRSTTHRLANALIDRGFLSYLPRDGYQLGPKLIQLGFLAQSQADIVQIARPRMEALAAETEDTVHLGRMDGDLALYLDKISGRRRVEISSRIGDRQPLTSTGLGKALLIDSAEGEWQRLYAADAARGQQHTDHGLWFDRMRAYAIAGHAFDLEENEDLIRCVAAPVRDVSGRIVAAISVSSAAQYMDDDRMATLSAQVRGTAEAISTDLGWSAEMRPARKHRR; this is translated from the coding sequence ATGGAACGACCCACGTCAAATGCTGAAAGCGCCGAGGGCGCGGCCGCGGCTTCTGGAGGTGCCAAGATCCAGGGCAGCCAGACGCTCGTCCGCGGGCTCGACATGCTGGACAAGGTGATCGAGGGCCCGGTGAAGCTGGCCGAACTCTCGGCGCGGATGGGGCTTACCCGCTCGACCACGCACCGCCTTGCCAATGCGCTGATCGACCGCGGCTTCCTGAGCTATTTGCCGCGGGACGGCTATCAGCTGGGGCCGAAGCTGATCCAGCTGGGCTTCCTCGCCCAGAGCCAGGCGGACATCGTCCAGATTGCCCGCCCGCGCATGGAAGCGCTGGCGGCGGAGACCGAGGACACCGTGCATCTTGGCCGCATGGACGGCGACCTTGCGCTCTATCTCGACAAGATTTCCGGCCGCCGGCGCGTGGAGATCTCCAGCCGTATCGGCGACCGTCAGCCGCTCACCTCCACCGGTCTGGGCAAGGCGCTGCTGATCGACTCCGCCGAGGGCGAGTGGCAGCGGCTGTACGCCGCCGACGCGGCACGCGGCCAGCAGCATACCGACCATGGCCTGTGGTTCGACCGCATGCGCGCCTATGCCATCGCCGGCCACGCCTTCGATCTGGAAGAGAATGAGGATCTGATCCGCTGTGTGGCGGCGCCGGTGCGCGACGTTTCGGGCCGGATCGTCGCGGCGATCAGCGTGTCGAGCGCGGCGCAGTATATGGACGACGATCGCATGGCGACCCTGAGCGCGCAGGTGCGCGGCACGGCCGAGGCGATCAGCACGGATCTCGGCTGGAGCGCGGAGATGCGCCCCGCCCGCAAACACCGACGATAA
- a CDS encoding rhamnogalacturonan acetylesterase, giving the protein MRGALFAAAACLAALASPAAAQTRLFIASDSTAQTYAANRYPQTGWGQMLPCGMTPDAVVVNRAIGGRSTKSFLAEGRWDSLLAEAKPGDVVLIQFGHNDASTAKPERYAPAATLYRDNLLRMIWEARGRGLVPVLVTPPVRRSFDGARVKTDFAAYSEVMRSLVSSTNTPLLDLEARSADLLQRLGPDGSRKLYLHFTPDDKMAGFPNGIDDDTHFSELGARAMAELVAQELKSLKLPIADKVLATRPDLTRTMPLGSAACR; this is encoded by the coding sequence ATGAGGGGGGCACTGTTCGCTGCCGCGGCGTGCCTCGCAGCCCTCGCCTCGCCCGCCGCGGCGCAGACTCGGCTGTTCATCGCCAGCGATTCGACGGCGCAGACCTATGCCGCGAATCGCTACCCGCAGACCGGCTGGGGGCAGATGCTCCCGTGTGGCATGACGCCGGACGCGGTGGTGGTGAACCGCGCGATCGGCGGGCGCAGCACCAAGTCTTTCCTTGCGGAAGGGCGCTGGGACTCGCTGCTTGCCGAGGCAAAGCCGGGCGACGTGGTGCTGATCCAGTTCGGCCATAACGATGCGAGCACGGCCAAGCCCGAGCGCTACGCGCCGGCCGCGACCCTGTATCGCGACAATCTGCTGCGGATGATCTGGGAGGCGCGCGGGCGCGGGCTGGTGCCGGTGCTGGTCACGCCGCCGGTACGGCGCAGCTTCGATGGCGCCCGGGTGAAGACCGATTTCGCTGCGTATAGCGAGGTGATGCGCTCACTGGTCTCCAGCACCAACACGCCGCTGCTCGATCTGGAGGCCCGCTCGGCCGACCTTCTCCAGCGGCTGGGGCCAGACGGATCGCGAAAGCTGTACCTCCATTTCACGCCCGACGACAAAATGGCCGGCTTCCCCAACGGGATCGACGACGACACCCATTTCAGCGAGCTCGGCGCCCGCGCGATGGCGGAGCTTGTGGCGCAGGAACTGAAGAGCCTGAAATTGCCGATCGCCGACAAGGTGCTGGCCACCCGCCCCGACCTCACCCGCACGATGCCGCTCGGCAGCGCCGCCTGCCGTTAG
- a CDS encoding SDR family NAD(P)-dependent oxidoreductase, whose product MKLLEGKTVLVTGGSTGIGRAAAIGAAEAGADVAINYHSRDEDAAAVVAAIEAKGRRGLAVKGDVADPATATDFVARATDAFGKVDVMVSNAGICPFHAFLDMPVETVQRTMQVNLLGGYFMCQAAANQMVAQGHGGAIVAVSSISALVGGEYQSHYTPTKAGLHSLMQSAAIALGRHGIRCNSVLPGTILTEINKDDLADAEKRKYMEGRVPLGRLGQPEDLAGPIVFLASDMAAYVTGAALLVDGGAFVNLQ is encoded by the coding sequence GTGAAGCTGTTGGAGGGGAAGACGGTGCTCGTGACCGGCGGGTCGACCGGCATCGGCCGGGCGGCGGCGATCGGGGCGGCCGAGGCCGGCGCCGACGTGGCGATCAACTATCACAGCCGCGACGAGGACGCCGCCGCTGTGGTCGCCGCGATCGAGGCGAAGGGCCGGCGCGGGCTGGCGGTGAAGGGCGACGTCGCCGATCCCGCGACCGCGACGGACTTCGTGGCGCGCGCGACGGACGCCTTCGGCAAGGTCGACGTCATGGTATCGAACGCAGGCATCTGCCCCTTCCATGCCTTTCTCGACATGCCGGTGGAGACGGTGCAGCGGACCATGCAGGTCAATCTTCTCGGCGGCTATTTCATGTGCCAGGCGGCGGCGAACCAGATGGTGGCCCAGGGGCATGGCGGTGCGATCGTCGCAGTCTCGTCGATCTCGGCACTGGTCGGCGGCGAGTATCAGAGCCATTACACGCCCACCAAGGCCGGGCTCCACTCGCTGATGCAGTCGGCCGCGATCGCCCTTGGCCGGCACGGCATCCGCTGCAATTCGGTGCTGCCGGGCACGATCCTCACCGAGATCAACAAGGACGACCTCGCCGACGCGGAGAAGCGGAAATACATGGAAGGCCGGGTGCCGCTCGGACGGCTGGGTCAGCCCGAGGATCTTGCGGGCCCGATCGTGTTTCTCGCCTCCGACATGGCGGCCTATGTCACCGGCGCGGCGCTGCTGGTGGACGGCGGCGCATTCGTGAACCTGCAATGA
- a CDS encoding fumarylacetoacetate hydrolase family protein — translation MKLCRYGAPGHEQPGLIDAEGRLRSLAGHTDLAPEALAPDALAKIAAIDPASLPLVEGSPRYGVPVAGTRKFIAIGLNYADHAAESNLPIPAEPVVFNKWVSCLQGPNDPVVIPRDSKKTDWEVELGVVIGTRAEYVSVDEALGHVAGYCVINDVSERHWQIERGATWDKGKGFPAFGPVGPWLVTADEVGDPQNLSMWLEVNGTRLQDGNTRTMIFTVAEIIAYCSQFMTLEPGDIITTGTPPGVGMGQKPEPWYLKAGDVVTLGIEKLGEQRQDFVAWAPRG, via the coding sequence ATGAAGCTCTGTCGCTATGGCGCCCCCGGCCATGAACAGCCCGGCCTGATCGATGCGGAGGGCAGGCTGCGGTCCCTTGCCGGCCATACCGATCTTGCGCCGGAAGCTCTTGCGCCGGACGCGCTCGCGAAGATCGCCGCGATCGACCCCGCCAGCCTGCCGCTGGTCGAGGGCTCGCCCCGCTACGGCGTGCCGGTGGCCGGCACGCGCAAGTTCATCGCGATCGGCCTCAACTATGCCGATCATGCCGCGGAATCGAACCTGCCGATCCCGGCCGAACCGGTGGTGTTCAACAAATGGGTGAGCTGTCTGCAGGGCCCGAACGACCCGGTCGTCATTCCGCGGGATTCGAAGAAGACCGATTGGGAAGTCGAGCTCGGCGTCGTCATCGGTACCCGCGCCGAATATGTTTCGGTGGACGAGGCGCTGGGCCACGTCGCCGGCTATTGCGTGATCAACGACGTCTCCGAGCGCCACTGGCAGATCGAGCGCGGCGCCACCTGGGACAAGGGCAAGGGCTTCCCGGCCTTCGGTCCCGTCGGTCCCTGGCTGGTCACCGCCGACGAGGTGGGTGATCCGCAGAACCTCTCGATGTGGCTCGAGGTGAACGGCACGCGCCTGCAGGACGGCAACACCAGGACAATGATCTTCACCGTCGCCGAGATCATCGCCTATTGCTCGCAGTTCATGACGCTGGAGCCCGGCGACATCATCACCACCGGCACCCCTCCGGGCGTCGGCATGGGGCAGAAGCCCGAGCCCTGGTATCTGAAGGCGGGCGATGTCGTGACACTCGGGATCGAGAAGCTGGGCGAACAGCGCCAGGACTTCGTCGCCTGGGCACCGCGGGGCTGA
- a CDS encoding zinc-binding alcohol dehydrogenase family protein, which produces MKALVCVGPLEARIEERARPARGDGEVLIRMRRVGICGTDYHIFDGSQPFFTYPRLIGHELAGEVAEAPEASGLAPGDIVTVNPYLPCGTCVACRRGRPNCCSRISVLGVHADGGMAEYIAVPASAVIPTPGLSLDHAAMVEFLAIGAHAVRRARIEPGSRALVTGAGPIGIGCALFARIAGAAVTLLDRSPGRLATAAQAFGLDDGVTAGPEASAALAARTDGEMYDYLFDATGNIHAMNAGLAHLAHAGTYVLVGLNREELRFPDPEFHKRETTLLASRNALSEDFEQVVAAIRDGTIPIDRFLTHRVALADAPAALPGLIAAQEQVLKAVITI; this is translated from the coding sequence ATGAAGGCATTGGTGTGTGTTGGCCCGCTGGAGGCGCGGATCGAGGAACGCGCCCGCCCCGCGCGCGGCGACGGCGAGGTGCTGATCCGGATGCGCCGGGTCGGCATTTGCGGCACCGACTATCACATCTTCGACGGCAGCCAGCCCTTCTTCACCTATCCCCGGCTGATCGGCCACGAGCTGGCCGGTGAGGTTGCAGAGGCACCCGAAGCCAGCGGCCTCGCCCCGGGCGACATCGTCACGGTGAACCCGTATCTGCCATGCGGGACCTGCGTCGCCTGCCGGCGCGGCCGGCCCAATTGCTGCAGCCGGATCAGCGTGCTGGGCGTGCATGCCGATGGCGGAATGGCGGAGTATATCGCGGTGCCGGCATCCGCGGTCATCCCAACGCCGGGCCTGTCGCTCGACCACGCTGCGATGGTCGAGTTTCTCGCGATCGGCGCGCATGCGGTGCGTCGCGCCCGCATCGAGCCGGGCAGTCGCGCGCTCGTCACCGGCGCGGGGCCGATCGGCATCGGCTGTGCGCTGTTCGCCCGGATTGCGGGTGCGGCGGTGACCCTGCTGGACCGAAGCCCGGGCAGGCTCGCCACCGCCGCACAGGCGTTCGGCCTGGACGACGGCGTCACCGCCGGTCCGGAGGCAAGCGCTGCCCTCGCGGCCCGGACCGACGGCGAGATGTACGACTATCTGTTCGACGCCACGGGCAACATCCATGCGATGAACGCCGGCCTTGCGCATCTCGCCCATGCCGGAACCTATGTGTTGGTCGGGCTCAACCGGGAGGAGCTGCGCTTCCCCGATCCCGAGTTCCACAAGCGCGAAACGACGCTGCTCGCCAGCCGCAACGCCCTGTCGGAGGATTTCGAACAGGTGGTGGCCGCGATCCGGGACGGAACCATCCCGATCGACCGGTTCCTGACCCACCGCGTTGCGCTGGCCGATGCGCCTGCCGCGTTGCCGGGCCTGATCGCCGCGCAGGAGCAGGTACTGAAGGCCGTGATCACGATCTGA
- a CDS encoding hybrid sensor histidine kinase/response regulator codes for MSPPDSVNFLLVDDLDENLLALEALLRRDGLRCLKARSGDEALELLLVHDVALALLDVQMPGMDGFELAEFLRGNERTRHVPIIFLTAGSADAQRRFRGYEAGAVDFLQKPIDAGILRSKSDVFFDLYEQRRQIIAQRDQLARLTESLQAADRRKNAFLGMVGHELRNPIMALTAGLHLLARKGMDPATDPIRAQMGRQVDHMNRLIEDLLDVARIDQGKIVLRTGRIALSDAIALAVEISQPQIEARQHALTVTLPEAPIWLDADLARIAQVVNNLLANAAKYTPEGGAIQLSARCEGTRAVIEVADTGLGIPPEMQAQVFDLFAQVDRGEGQTEGLGIGLALVRQLVSLHGGTIALKESVVGKGSIFEVVLPCLDDRRAA; via the coding sequence ATGTCCCCACCCGATTCCGTCAACTTCCTGCTGGTAGACGACCTCGACGAGAACCTGCTCGCGCTGGAGGCGCTGCTTCGCCGCGACGGGCTGCGCTGCCTCAAGGCGCGATCGGGCGACGAGGCGCTGGAGCTGCTGCTCGTGCACGACGTCGCGCTGGCGCTGCTCGACGTGCAGATGCCGGGGATGGACGGGTTCGAACTCGCCGAGTTCCTTCGCGGCAATGAGCGTACGCGGCACGTGCCGATCATCTTCCTCACGGCGGGCAGTGCCGATGCCCAGCGCCGCTTCCGCGGGTATGAGGCCGGCGCGGTCGACTTCCTGCAGAAGCCGATCGACGCGGGCATCCTGCGCTCCAAGAGCGACGTGTTCTTCGATCTCTACGAGCAGCGCCGCCAGATCATCGCCCAGCGCGACCAGCTTGCGCGGCTGACCGAGAGCCTGCAGGCGGCCGACCGGCGCAAGAACGCCTTTCTAGGCATGGTCGGCCATGAGCTGCGCAACCCGATCATGGCGCTCACCGCGGGGCTGCACCTGCTCGCGCGCAAGGGCATGGATCCGGCGACGGATCCGATCCGTGCGCAGATGGGGCGGCAGGTCGACCATATGAACCGGCTGATCGAGGATCTGCTGGATGTCGCCCGGATCGATCAGGGCAAGATCGTCCTGCGCACCGGTCGCATCGCCCTGTCAGACGCGATCGCCCTCGCGGTCGAGATCAGTCAGCCGCAGATCGAGGCGCGGCAGCATGCCCTGACGGTAACGCTGCCCGAGGCGCCAATCTGGCTCGACGCCGATCTGGCCCGGATCGCGCAGGTGGTGAACAATCTTCTGGCCAACGCCGCCAAATATACGCCGGAAGGGGGCGCGATCCAGCTGTCGGCGCGGTGCGAGGGTACGCGCGCGGTAATCGAGGTGGCGGATACGGGCCTTGGCATTCCGCCCGAAATGCAGGCGCAGGTGTTCGACCTGTTCGCCCAGGTCGATCGCGGCGAGGGCCAGACCGAAGGCCTCGGCATCGGGCTGGCGCTGGTCCGTCAGCTCGTGTCGCTCCATGGTGGCACGATCGCGCTCAAGGAGAGCGTGGTAGGCAAGGGATCAATTTTCGAGGTCGTGCTGCCCTGCCTGGACGACAGGCGAGCCGCCTAG
- a CDS encoding amidohydrolase family protein, translating into MRPPFVDAHLHLWDRERLRYPWLDEADKAPIAATYTVAQHRAAAADWNLVGAVHVDAGAHPEDGERETEWLNGVADAEGLPSAIVARVELDARDVAELLARQAARPRVVGVRHLVNWHPDPARQAYPRDLTLDPAWRRGFGLLARHGLSYDFHGFPPQLAGLAEAAAAHPDVPVIVNHLGLPILADGLEAWRAGLVALAAMPQVAIKLSGAGFVAAPFDPAAFAPIVAEVIDLFGTHRVMIASNFPTDRLFATLDATLAAYEALLTGYSADERRDLWGRNAARIYRLDLDL; encoded by the coding sequence ATGCGGCCGCCGTTCGTCGATGCGCATCTCCACCTCTGGGACCGGGAGCGACTGCGCTACCCGTGGCTCGACGAGGCGGACAAGGCACCGATCGCCGCGACCTATACGGTCGCGCAGCACCGCGCTGCGGCGGCCGACTGGAACCTGGTGGGTGCCGTGCATGTCGATGCCGGCGCCCACCCCGAGGACGGCGAGCGCGAGACCGAGTGGCTGAACGGCGTCGCCGATGCCGAGGGGCTGCCGAGCGCGATCGTCGCGCGCGTCGAACTCGATGCGCGCGACGTGGCCGAACTCCTCGCGCGCCAGGCGGCGCGGCCGCGGGTGGTGGGCGTCCGCCATCTGGTCAACTGGCATCCCGATCCCGCGCGCCAGGCCTATCCGCGCGACCTGACCCTGGATCCGGCCTGGCGGCGCGGGTTCGGGTTGCTGGCGCGGCATGGACTGAGCTACGATTTTCACGGTTTCCCGCCGCAACTGGCCGGGCTCGCCGAGGCGGCGGCGGCGCACCCGGACGTGCCGGTGATCGTCAACCATCTCGGACTACCGATCCTGGCGGACGGACTGGAGGCATGGCGCGCCGGGCTGGTCGCGCTGGCGGCGATGCCGCAGGTCGCGATCAAGCTGTCGGGTGCCGGCTTCGTGGCGGCGCCCTTCGATCCCGCCGCCTTTGCACCGATCGTGGCCGAGGTCATCGATCTGTTCGGGACCCACCGCGTGATGATCGCGAGCAACTTTCCCACCGACCGCCTTTTCGCCACGCTCGACGCCACGCTCGCTGCATATGAAGCGCTGCTGACCGGCTATTCGGCCGACGAGCGCCGCGATCTCTGGGGCCGCAATGCCGCCCGTATCTATCGACTGGATCTCGATCTGTGA
- a CDS encoding AAA family ATPase has protein sequence MRGFVEGLLAATTGPLVLGLCGAQGSGKSTLAAAVARAVPGTVVLSLDDLYRTRAARRDCAATVHPLFATRGVPGTHDVALGIATLDALRSGAPVRLPRFDKAADDRVPADAWPAAQAARLILFEGWCVGARPIADADLAQPINPLERDEDAQGRWRRAWNAALAGPYQPLFARIDRLVLLEAPGWDAVLQWRREQEQALRGSGASGPGVMDDGAVARFIQHYERLTRHILEEMPGYADLVLPLDEARNLRVA, from the coding sequence TTGCGCGGGTTCGTCGAAGGGCTGCTGGCCGCGACGACCGGGCCGTTGGTGCTCGGCCTGTGCGGGGCGCAGGGGAGCGGCAAGTCGACGCTCGCTGCCGCCGTCGCACGGGCGGTGCCGGGGACGGTGGTGCTGTCGCTGGACGACCTATACCGCACCCGGGCTGCGCGGCGCGATTGCGCGGCAACGGTCCACCCGCTGTTCGCAACGCGCGGGGTTCCCGGTACCCATGATGTCGCGCTTGGCATCGCCACACTGGACGCGTTGCGGTCCGGCGCGCCGGTTCGGCTGCCCCGCTTCGACAAGGCCGCCGATGATCGTGTTCCCGCCGACGCCTGGCCGGCGGCGCAGGCGGCGCGGCTGATCCTGTTCGAAGGCTGGTGCGTCGGTGCCCGGCCGATTGCGGACGCGGATCTCGCCCAGCCGATCAACCCGCTGGAGCGCGACGAGGACGCGCAGGGGCGCTGGCGGCGCGCTTGGAATGCGGCACTCGCCGGACCCTATCAGCCACTCTTTGCGCGGATCGACCGGCTGGTGCTGCTCGAAGCGCCCGGCTGGGATGCGGTGCTGCAGTGGCGGCGCGAGCAGGAACAGGCGCTGCGCGGCTCCGGGGCCAGCGGTCCGGGCGTGATGGACGACGGCGCCGTCGCCCGCTTCATCCAGCATTATGAGCGGCTGACCCGGCACATCCTCGAGGAAATGCCGGGCTATGCCGATCTCGTGCTGCCCCTGGACGAGGCCCGAAACCTGCGTGTCGCCTAA
- a CDS encoding IclR family transcriptional regulator → MPKRTGAPTQRKGSYSAPALDKAFLIIELLANNPQGLLASEMAAALGRSLGELFRIVVVMEKAGYLQKCDLTDRYTATYKFLDVAYRATPARKLVVTAQPEMQALAAAVGQSCHLVVAKAGEGLVIAREENPGTRGFALRVGATIDLIDSCSGHVLLAFASPERADRLLERAAAPRGAPFDADALSARLAQVRTDGQCRRQSPITRGVTDLSCPVFGFDGELLAALTVPYLEVLDGSQVATVEQAQQTLGQTAERISLALGWRPADRMPTA, encoded by the coding sequence ATGCCGAAAAGAACCGGAGCCCCGACGCAGCGCAAGGGCAGCTACAGTGCGCCGGCGCTCGACAAGGCGTTCCTGATCATCGAGCTTCTGGCCAACAACCCGCAGGGGCTGCTCGCCAGCGAGATGGCGGCCGCGCTCGGACGGTCGCTTGGCGAGCTGTTCCGGATCGTCGTGGTGATGGAGAAGGCCGGCTATCTCCAGAAGTGCGACCTTACCGATCGCTACACTGCGACCTACAAGTTCCTGGATGTCGCCTATCGCGCCACGCCGGCGCGCAAGCTGGTCGTGACCGCGCAGCCGGAGATGCAGGCACTGGCGGCAGCGGTCGGCCAATCCTGCCACTTGGTGGTCGCAAAGGCGGGCGAAGGGCTGGTGATCGCGCGCGAGGAAAATCCCGGCACCCGCGGCTTTGCTCTGCGGGTCGGCGCGACCATCGATCTGATCGACAGCTGCTCGGGCCATGTCCTGCTCGCCTTCGCCAGTCCGGAGCGCGCGGACCGTCTGCTCGAGCGCGCCGCCGCCCCGCGCGGCGCGCCCTTTGATGCGGATGCGCTGTCCGCACGATTGGCGCAGGTGCGGACGGACGGCCAGTGCCGCCGGCAAAGCCCGATCACCCGCGGCGTCACCGATCTGAGCTGCCCCGTGTTCGGGTTCGACGGCGAGCTGCTCGCCGCGCTTACCGTGCCCTATCTGGAGGTTCTAGACGGCTCGCAGGTCGCCACGGTCGAGCAGGCGCAGCAGACGCTGGGGCAGACCGCCGAGCGCATTTCACTCGCGCTGGGATGGCGGCCGGCGGATCGCATGCCCACGGCCTGA
- a CDS encoding aldo/keto reductase: MTAIPQRAIGTTSLTVPELGFGAASLGNLYAPVSDADARGAIDAALAAGLRYVDTAPHYGRGLSERRVGEAVRLQPDIVISTKVGRLMDPDPSVTDDRERDGFRSPMPFRMRYDYSHDGILRSHEHSLQRLGVARVDLLYVHDIGGYTHGDAAGGYWQQLTAGGGLKALERLRDEGSISGFGIGVNEIPVCLDVMREARLDAILLAGRYTLLEQQALDALFPACAAAGTSIVIGGPYNSGILATGTKRGGTLHYDYGPAPEAVVSKVRAIEAVADRHGVRLPAAALAFVLAHPLVASVIPGIGSAARVAQTVELYREAIPAAFWQALRAQGLLRADAPVPEDAA, translated from the coding sequence GTGACCGCCATTCCCCAACGTGCCATCGGCACCACGAGCCTGACCGTCCCCGAACTCGGCTTCGGCGCAGCCTCGCTCGGCAATCTCTATGCGCCAGTCAGCGATGCAGATGCGCGGGGGGCGATCGATGCGGCGCTGGCGGCAGGCCTCCGCTATGTCGATACGGCGCCGCATTACGGTCGCGGCCTGTCCGAGCGTCGGGTGGGCGAGGCGGTGCGGCTGCAGCCCGACATCGTGATCTCCACCAAGGTGGGCAGGCTGATGGATCCGGACCCGAGCGTCACCGACGATCGCGAGCGGGACGGCTTTCGCTCGCCCATGCCCTTCCGCATGCGCTATGACTATTCGCATGACGGCATCCTGCGTAGCCATGAGCACAGCCTGCAGCGGCTGGGCGTGGCGCGAGTCGATCTGCTCTACGTCCACGATATCGGCGGCTACACCCATGGCGACGCGGCCGGGGGCTATTGGCAGCAGCTTACCGCGGGCGGCGGGCTGAAGGCGCTGGAGCGGCTGCGCGACGAGGGCAGCATCTCCGGCTTCGGCATCGGCGTGAACGAGATTCCCGTGTGCCTGGATGTGATGCGCGAGGCGCGGCTCGATGCGATCCTGCTCGCGGGGCGCTACACGCTGCTCGAACAGCAGGCGCTGGACGCGCTTTTCCCGGCCTGTGCGGCGGCGGGCACCTCGATCGTGATCGGGGGTCCCTACAATAGCGGCATCCTCGCCACCGGGACGAAGCGTGGCGGCACCCTCCATTACGACTATGGACCCGCGCCCGAGGCGGTGGTCAGCAAGGTGCGCGCGATCGAAGCGGTGGCCGATCGTCACGGCGTGCGCCTGCCGGCGGCAGCACTCGCCTTCGTGCTGGCGCATCCGCTGGTTGCCAGCGTCATCCCCGGCATCGGCAGCGCCGCGCGGGTGGCGCAGACGGTGGAGCTCTACCGCGAAGCCATCCCAGCCGCGTTCTGGCAGGCGCTGCGCGCCCAAGGCCTGCTGCGCGCCGATGCACCGGTGCCCGAGGATGCGGCCTGA